The following DNA comes from Anopheles arabiensis isolate DONGOLA chromosome 3, AaraD3, whole genome shotgun sequence.
CGTGAAGTTGTACTACTTCTACAACTATGATGAAGCGAAAGAAGCGTTTTGTAGTTTTGTTGTCGAAAAAGATCTTATCCAACAGCTATTTCGAATAGTACATTACACTGTCTAGACGTAACATGGGACACACTTTATGAAACACTGTCAGATCTCCCCCAAAGtctctttgtttttgtatctcATTGTAGAGGGAATAGATGGCCTTCCGAGCGGTGCAGTGGTAAAACTCTCTGtgcacgagaaaaaaaaactaaatcatGTCTTTTTTCACGGCTTATTATCTCGCAAAACACGCCATATTCATGGGACATtaggcacacacaaacacacactctagTGTGGGAGAAGCGCGGCAAACATGATGTTGCGTTTGTCGCGCACAGAACAGGGCGGAAGAATGGGTTTTTGGCGCCAATGATTGATGCCACGGTTGacgctgatgctgctgctattgcCTGCCTTAGCGTGTGTTTACTGGTGGTGTAATCCGTACATTCCCTGAGTGGTGTCAGtcactgtgtgtttgtgtgtaattgATGTTTCGTTACAGTTCGAGCGGTCATGATTAGTTGTTGGCCTAAATTCAAATGACGTCTCTTAGGctttctctcactcgctctctcatcGCCAGGACGACCCGCTTTCTGTGAACACTGTGGCGAGAAGTACCCGGTGGGAAAATAGTCTTTAAACTGTAAAGGAAAAGTTGGGCATGGcacttaatttatttgaacttCAATTTGAATGGACTACTGTCACACAATCAGAAGAGAGAAGCAGAGAACAAGAAGCGAGCAAAATGTGATGCTGGTGATGAGTTAGAACCACCACTCCCCGCGGTATTAGATCAATTTGAGAAGTAACGAAATTCGGATGCAAACGAACCAATTGCACAATCGGACAGTTTCGGGTTTCGCTCGCCCTAATGAGACCACAGTCAATTAGGATTAATTGCTTTTTAACTCGCTCGTGAGAGGGAGACGCAAtcaaaaaatggttttaagCTATTAACTGTGTATCACCCAAGATTGACCTTTTTGATGAGGGTTTAAGTGTTGTCCTTGAATATGTACAGTTAAATTACAATCTGAATggggttttttatttaaatgctCTACGTTGCGCTtttagtacaaaaaaaagctttttgatACCTTTACATCAACACATTGAGAGTgcagttttttattgtttcgtttgtttgaaaCTCACGCACGTAGATATGATTTGACATTGAAACAGAATGGGTTGAGTGAActgaagggaagaaaaaatcgCATAAATACCGGTGCCATTGCAACATGAATAGAATTTCCTACATCGATAAGAGTGAGTCATCCAAGCGCGTGTTCGTTTGCTCGTGGCTTGTGATAGCATGgctagaaaaaaaaggtgactAAGACACAAGCCCGAAATTAGTATGCCAAAGACATTCCAGGAGCGGCGGGGGCAACGCATAGAAATGCAAAAGCACATAATTGAGTTGAGGCGGTGAAAAAAACGTTGTCAAAGAAAGAAGACGAGCAACATTTGTTGAAGAATTTGGAATCGTAATCATAAATTCATTACGAAAAACATTTCGTTTTCAAATTGGAATTCATAGCCAGACCAGACACCTGGGACACTGTGGTTTTAATATTGCAAAGCATTGGGGCAGGCtggttggtggttttgtgcaaaaaactTTGGTTCTTTGTTCACATCACATCATTAAAATATTGCACAATGTTACCGATGCGCGGTGAActtgaacaataaaaaaagaactctCTTATCGTCAATTCGTGGTTTTGATTTGAGCATTTAGCAAAACCCTTATCGCGCATACTGTTACGCTTAATGTGTATGATGAACTCTTTACGTTACGCGCGTGTAAAGAGCATGGCATGGGCGGGCAAGCGTGTAGAATGCGTTGCAAAAATGATACCCACCACACAATGAACCCTGAACACTCTGCGGTGTGTTGTTGGAGGTTTGTTTCGAGAATCTTTATTTATGAaagctacaaaaaaacaaaaaaccacaacatGTACGCTAATGATCATTCGTGGGTGGTTAGCCCTAGCTCATCGacagaacagcagcagcagcaagcagcaccATCACAAATCACCCGATCCTAAACGTTCTCATATAAGGGCAAACGAAATCGATGGCGCTGTTGATTCATTCCTCCTCCTTCCTCCCTCCCCGCCCACCTTCCCAATCAGCTGTTGTTGACTCTCAATTGGAAATCTCTCGCCATATTGTGTAATCGTAAATTAACATTAAATTGGCGCCATTTTAGCGGCACGCTGACAAGCAGCCGATCAGTGACCGCGAGGTTCGCGGGGATGGGTGAAATATTGGATCCACATTCGCCTCTTTTCCActcgaggaatgaggagggTGCCCTAGCGATTGActcgttgctttttttctacgTTTGCTTTTGTGTCTGTGATTAAATAATTGCCGTCTAACGAACCGCCCGTCCCCCGAACCGACAGGTCTCTGCTAGACGTGTACAGAACGTGGGGAAATTCACTGAGTTCTCAAGTGGCCGTGATTTGTAGGGCCCCCTCGCGTTCGCTCTAACAGACCGCGCCCCGTGACACTATGTAAATATCACCTGCCTTGCGATGGTTGAAACGTGCGATCGCAAAAACTATAGTTCAATTTAcgtataatttaatttttgcaaATCTCCTCTGAAATGTATATGGCGTCTGTGTCTGTCTTGTACACGCAATAAGTCCAAACAACTAGAATGCTCAAATAAACAACGCAAATCTGTGTTGTTCGGTGAAATGGTGTACCACCGTCGTTGTCGTCCTCGCTGCTGCTCCACTGTGTGCGAATACCTTGACTCattaaataagaaaatgcaaaagtTAAGATTAAGCACAAGAGAACGGAACGATGGTTTCTTTCTTCCGACTGTTTATCATTCagcccacccacccacaaGCGTACATCAATCATGCGCGCCAAACACGAGTGTGCAGTGCTACAAGTGTATCGGAATGTATTTACCTTTTGGTGCTTCAAGAACACGTCCAAACCGTGGCAGTCGGAGCTGTGTGCCGCTGTCAAACAATCGGTGGATGgacattgaaacaaaaatggcaaCTGAAAGAAATGTTTGCACATGTTATGGGGATAGTTTTTAGTAAATTATTAGCATGTTATATGTTTTGTGTAAATTCAGGTCGGGACGTTCAGGTCGGGCCTCTTGTACTACATTCGCACATAGTGCGGCAACCGCTAATTGACTCTGAGAGCACCGAATGACGCAGCTTTGGAGCGGTTCAAGCCAGCTGTACTATCAAACAATACAAGAACGCATGAACCACACCGCCCCTTTTCACGGTGCACgaacgtacacacacgcacacactcgcacgctCACGTTTTGGCCATAGAACCCCACCGTGTGCGCTTGTTCTAGTCTGCGTCTAGCGCGCGAGACGCGAAAGGGGTGGAATGATATCGCGCGCACGCGAGTGTGTATGGCCGTAAGGGTTGCGTTGGAAGGAGGGTGGTGACTTGGCGCAAAACGCTCGGTTCAAACGCTTGTAAATGGTGGCTTACTGCGTCAAAGCATTTATTTCCTCCTTTGCCTTGCTCTCTCGCATCACCGTCTCACCACAGCCCGCACTTGCGGACTACTCTGTCCTGCTGGTGCGCTAAACCTTGTGTTTAATTAAGCGACGGTTGGCGCCATCGCTTATCGGGCGGGGGACCACCGACCCTGTGTGTTAACCGTCACGAGGATCACGGGAACCAGggtgccattttttttcctttccctctgCTTTTTCTCTAGATGACGACTCATCATACCTCTCCGTTTATGCTTAGCGCCGTGGTGCTCGTACTTTAGAGGTCACGGTCTATCTAGGTTCGTAATTAATGGAGTAACGGGGCAGGGCATTGGACAGGGCTTAATTTGAAACACTTTGTTAACAGTGTAAAAGATTCGTGGAAACTAGATTCGAATCCACGAGCTTTCATGTATCAGACCAACGACTTAGCTACAGCTCTATCGGGCCGCTTCCATCGTGAACATGTATATTGATTGCGTTATCGTACATCTCGAGAAGTGAGTGATAAGATATTGCTACTATACAGAACCGATACATTTCGACTGCCAAAACTCCGTGTCTGCTGCGCTCGCTCGTAACGTTTCTTGTGATGTATGTTTTTCAATCTTTCACGTATGTGTTATGTGCCCCTTCGCATGCCTAACCTTGACATTGATCATGAATAGTAGAAGGTTTAAAGGTCTGACCAATTCCCCCGACAGTCTGCAAAGGATATGGTGTTGCCACTTTGTTTTAAATGCAGCTAACGTATCCTTGCATCAAAAGACAAGCCTGAAGCAATCGTGAAAagtttatgaatattttcagCCGATTTAATGTGATCCCGCGCGTCGGTTTCAATCAACACCTGTCAAGGCCCATCTCTCGCTTGGCTTCTTTTTGCTTGCCACTTTCTACCGACTTATCAATCGATCTTTCTTTCTCGAAGGTCCCTATAGTCTCGTCTTCTGAAGGGAGGAAAAGAGTTATGAGCTTTGTTTACACGCCGGTGTGTACCCGCGGTTCTAGAGTAAAAAGGTAACAAAAATCGACTTCCACCCACTCGGTCGTCTATGGTTAACGACGCAaaatttctctttctctcgctctctcgtaATTTCCCCTTCCCTCAACTTAAGACGTCAGGGGGTAATTATTCGGCTTAAATTCTTCGCGCGCCTCGCTACTCATTCGACGGATgagggtttgtttgttcgtgtaacctttttttctttatttccattttgGCCGTATGTCAGTTACAGTAAAGCGCAAGCAAAGCGCGCGAAAGGCGCCACCACCGATTAAAACCGATTCCGCCGTGATCGgcatgctttgtgtgtgtgggtgggtgggtgtgcaAACCGTGTGATTTGAAAGGTGGcgaatggtggtggtagtagtgttGGTGGATGAGGACGGTAAACCCACGAGCCAAGTGAGACAAGTTAAAGGGTCAGTCTGTGAATGATGACCCTCGTCACacgtttgttttcgttgtttatttttaggaTGCAATTGGATGCAGTTTTAAGGGGCAGCAGGTAGTTGTGCATTTGGGGGTGGGATGTGGGAAAGATGtgaattgaaaagtttatGCAAAGGAGAGCGATGTGGAAAATCCGGAACAAGGTTTTCCAAACAATCTGTCCCCCCTGCGGGGAGCTGACCCGCCGACGAAGCAGATGTTCTCCGCAAAGGTGTAGCGTTTTGGTCGATTGCTCTAGAAGTACAGTAAATGATTTCATAATTACAAGAACTATTTAAAGCATTCAGGAGAAAGCGCTATTGTTTCCGATCCATTATAATGCCTCTTCTCCGTCCTTGGGTGTAAATTTAGGCAAAAGGGCGCAGTAAATCATTAGCACCACCACGAACCACACGCCACAAACCCATACAAACGTTACTGGTTTAAATGCAGCTGCTTCTAAAAACAATCCAACGGTCACGATACATAGAATGCTGGTGGGATTATAAATAGTGACCGCGCGTTCTCTTATAAATAAATCATGCTCTTACTAATCAGAATAAGCAACCATTCAAAGTAGAAGTGTAAATAATCAACTAGAGGCGAACAGCCTCGGTGTGATAGCTTATCGGTGACGAATCTGGgggaattattttgtttgaacTGATTCATGCATGCATCAACACCAGAAAACCACGAATCTTTCTGCCACAATTCAACGAACTCAATTCAACATACAAGTTTAATATTATAATGTTCCATAACCGGGTGTGTAATAAGACCATGGAGGATCTAATAAACCCACAGAGACACCATCCACAATGAAGATGACACGGTCATTAGTCGTGTCTAGAGGTTTGTGATTCGACGACGGTCTCTTGCACTTGCCAGCCAAACCAAGCAGAGAATCGAGACAGCTGTAGCTGTATACCGCTGGGTTCTTCCGCACATTACGCTCACCATGCCACGTTTGGTCACACCAAGCATACACACTATCGTAGAGCCTCGACGGGGGTGAACCGTGCCAAAAcattggaacaaaaaaaagtgttaaTGAATATTAAAACATGACACCTAATTAAAAATATAGCCACTACAACCTGGTCGGCCTGGTGTGTTTCACCACAAACGCTGTCCACTGCACACGACcgccctacacacacacgcccgcgtTAATCTAATCGTCATAGCGCGTTGTGGGTTTGAATGCTGTCAAGCTTTACGGGAGCACATCGCACATCGTCGACCGGGGTTCCCTTCGGTTCATTACCGACTATTAGTTGGTTATGGCTTTAGCATCCAGTTGGCGTGGCTGGCTGTGTATGCTGCGACAGAAGATGTGCATTTCCCCGACTAATTAAGCATTTTTCGACTGACCTTTTCCATCACTCTTATAACCCTTAGTCCGAGAGAGGGCAATGGGGCGGAGTACTTGGGAGGAGTGTGCTGTGAGTGTGGGATAAACAACGATGCATGGCTGACCGACGACCGGAAGGCACGGTTCGTAGGCTCTCTCTATCCTGTCTGTCAGAGTCGTCGTCACCGCAATGTCGCCTTTTCTGTGACAAACATGTTTGCTCACATCATTTCCGAAATCGGCCCATTTCGATTCCATCTCGGTTCGTTCCGGTCGGGGTCCATTGGCTCGGACGACTCACGGACGGCAAAGCAATTTTGAGCTTTGGGCTAAGGAAAATCAATAAGGCAATCTGCTCGTACTTCTACTATAAAGACATAACTATGGACGGTATGGTATTGCTCCTGTGCTAGACCAAAACCTTGCTCCCTTCAACCTGAACGCAGTTCTCAAGGACACAGGCGAGACGGAATAAATATTAATGCCGCTCACAAAACACAGCTATCAGTAACAATTACGTTCCGGGGCCTTATACTGAATTAAATATATCCTCCAATCGGCCGGTGTCTGGTGTCTGGTGAGTGTGTGAATGTCTTCACTGATTCGAGTCTCAATCGATCGAGGGTGTCGATGAAGGTGATCTACTGTAGAGTGCAGTTGTGTTTGATTGGAAGCTttctttaatatttaacaCGTTTCTTCTGCTCTTCTTTACAATCAAGGGCAGAAGCGTGGTagaagtttttattttccaggaatgtaaaatatttccacCGTTTATTAAACCATAATTGAGAAAATATTGACTGAAACAACTGTCAAGAGATACAGCAATTGATTCTTTCGTTTCTCAGGAGTATATAAAAAGCTCTTCTCGTTATGGTCCACCAGCTCTGTTCCGTCAGAAATCGATCCATTTTGACCATAAACTCTCCCCAAGaagggctgtgtgtgtgtcgaggaAGGAGGATGGGTCAGACATTTCATTTTACCGTACGAGGAACACAAGGCAGGTCTGGCTTGACTCTTGTTCTGATTTTATGCTCCCAGTATTCCAAATCAACCACTCTGCGGTCGTGTGGCAGTTATGATGGAAAACGGATGCCTCTATCGCTGGCTCATTCTTGTATGGGAACGTCACTGATGTGTTTTAGCATGGTGGCActtttccccaaaaaaaaacccagaacGTTCATCAGGCACGATTCAGAGTCATTCCATAAACCAAGCCCTCAAGCTACGGCGCACGCCGGTGGTTCGCGGTAGGCTTCACGGTGAGAGGGCTCTGCAAAATCGACAAATTGTGTGTACGTACCAATGAGCAGTTCGCGAAACTGCTGCGGCTTTTGGCCCAGGGCACATTGCTGaaggggaggaggggaggTTTTCCGCAATCCCAGCAGTGTCGGCTGGCTCGTTTCAGTCACGTTCCAGCAtccaaattgaatttattccaTTTCGGCATTCGGTCAATCGGACGGAAAAACACATGCGGCCCCAAACTTCATTATATGTCTGTAGCCCTCAAAAGATCAGtccaataataataaccagCTCAATTATGTTCTCCATCCTCTCGGGGGGCATACCTGTGTGCCATCATTGTACAGAAGttgttaacaaaaatattctttttcgctttttttttctccgcaGGTCGAACAGCGCGATGTTCCCGGTATCGACTGTGCCCATTTGGCGATGGATACCGAGGAAGGTGTCGAAGTCGTGTGGAACGAGGTGCAGTTTTCCGAGCGGAAAAACTTCAAATTACAAGAAGAGAAAATACAACTAGTATTCGAAAACCTAACACAGTTAGAACATCCAAACATAGTCAAATTTCACCGTTACTGGACGGATACGCATAACGATAAGCCTAGGGTAAGTGGTAACCTAAGCCGAGGATCATCCACGATCACTCTGCGCCTTTTGCCTCGTTTACACAGCTATAGCTAAcacttattttcttttatttttgcaggTAATATTTATCACCGAATACATGTCCTCTGGTTCCCTGAAGCAGTTTCTGAAGCGTACCAAGAAGAACGTCAAAAAACTACCACTGCAAGCATGGAAGAGGTGGTGTACTCAAATTTTATCTGCACTTAGGTGAGTACGCGCAGTGTTGCCGCACACAAATGCCCCGGAGGAAATTAACGCGTTTCGCGAATTAATATGCATCATCCTTTTGCGCTGGCCGCTTCGGTTGGCACAAGGGGGGATGTCAGTCAGCACCAACCGAGCAACACTAACCTTGGATGTGTTTTGTGCACTCTCTTCTCTTCCCTttgctctctgtctctatTTCATGCGCAGTTATTTGCATTCCTGTTCGCCGCCAGTAATTCACGGCAACTTAACCTGTGATACAATATTTATTCAGCATAATGGTCTAGTTAAAATTGGTAGTGTAGCTCCAGATGCCATTCATCATCATGTAAAAACGTGTAGAGataatataaaaaacatgcattttataGCACCGGAATATGGATGTAAGTAGTAGACGAGTGTTGAATAAACAATCAGTGCACCGCGCGCGACATGTGACCGGtacaatattaaattaaattcttcTCATTTTCTCTCCGGCGAACCGTCATCCAGTATCCGCAACGACGACAGCCATTGATGTTTACTCGTTCGGCATGTGTGCACTGGAGATGGCAGCACTGGAAATCCATGGGAACGGTGACTCGGGTACGCTAGTCACAGATGAGCATATAAGGCGCACTGTCGAGAGTCTTGAGGATACGCAGCAGAAAGACTTCATCTATAAGTGCCTCAGTCATGACCCTGCCAAAAGGCCTAGCGCTAGAGAATTACTATTTCATTCGCTGCTGTTTGAAGTGCACACGCTGAAGCTACTCGCCGCCCACTGTCTAGTGAATACCTCATGTAAGTTTGGCACAGCACACACCCAGCCGTACACTGTTATGCGGCACTTCCCGTGTCCCACTCCCCCTAGCTCGATTGCATCCCCTGGAGCACAGGATAGTATGGCACTAGTGTCGTACTTggttgaaaataaatatttcattagcAGTAGGGGTGCAATCTATAGTCAAACTTGAGTCATCTCTCCCCATCCCCATGACCCGTTTATGCCCCGTCACCAACCAGAGAAGCGGAACGTGCGATTGCAAAGGGGTTGGTCGCATTGCTCCCATTTGCTACTGACCCGCGGCGACGCTGGCCAAGCAAATCGATTGAATAGCTCCCGTTATGTTTCATTACTGGCATCGGTGCTGTTTTTGAAATCGCAATACATTTTCTATGCATTCCcccattccgttccgtttgtcGTGCATTGTCCACGCGTACTTACGCTGTTTTTTCCGTTTCTCGAAAACTGCAGCAAGCTATGACGACGTTCTGCAAAGGATCTACAAACCGGATATCCTGTATGCGGAGATTTGTCGCCCCAATAATGTCTACAAGTATCATCTTGGCGATATCGTTGCCACGGAAAAGCTGGATAAATTTATAGAGGACGTAAAGTgagtagtatttttttttctatgattCCTTCTTTCACTACGTTTCGTCGACAAATGACAATGCTTCGTTTCTTACCAACCAATCTTCCTCTCTCGCCCTCTCTCCTCTTCCGACAGGTACGGCATTTATCCACTGACTGCCTTTTCGGCACAAAAACCACCCCTTACCCGACCCCGAGCATTATCGCCCGAAACAGCAGAATCGGTAAAATCGGCCACCCCGGAACCGCTCGATATTGAAACTAGGAGAGTTGTGAATATGATATGTAGTGTTAAGCCGCGCGATGTAAATTGTGAATTATTTGTAAGTGTACAAAGTGGTATAGTTAAGTCATTAGAAGCTCTAATAACTGCTGCTTCTTTTCAGATGACAATATTACTAAGGATGGATGATAAGATGAACCGACAGTTAACATGTCCCATCTCGCAGGACGATTCAGCCGTAATGCTTTCGCATGAGCTAGTACATTTAGGATTTATTCACGAAGTAACTATACGGAACTACTGCAATGCACGACGACGTGTTGCCGTCATCATACCGCAAAGACCACTAAACTAACGttcttttaatttctttctctctttccatttctgtttctctttttctttactgcaccgtttgtttgtttttttcttttctcccctTCACCAACTAGATGGATCGCGAAAAAATTGCTACAATGATAGATGAAACGTTACGAAATCATCAGCTGAAGCTGAATACTGAGACGGTGGAATCCACCGGCGCGCTGAATCCAACGTCCGGTTCGGTAGCCGCCATCGGTTCCATGCCGAAACCTCCG
Coding sequences within:
- the LOC120903270 gene encoding nuclear receptor-binding protein isoform X1, producing the protein MPGSRSSNNDNEHNRSPRESGEDSEDESEILEESPCGRWLKRREEVEQRDVPGIDCAHLAMDTEEGVEVVWNEVQFSERKNFKLQEEKIQLVFENLTQLEHPNIVKFHRYWTDTHNDKPRVIFITEYMSSGSLKQFLKRTKKNVKKLPLQAWKRWCTQILSALSYLHSCSPPVIHGNLTCDTIFIQHNGLVKIGSVAPDAIHHHVKTCRDNIKNMHFIAPEYGLSATTTAIDVYSFGMCALEMAALEIHGNGDSGTLVTDEHIRRTVESLEDTQQKDFIYKCLSHDPAKRPSARELLFHSLLFEVHTLKLLAAHCLVNTSSSYDDVLQRIYKPDILYAEICRPNNVYKYHLGDIVATEKLDKFIEDVKYGIYPLTAFSAQKPPLTRPRALSPETAESVKSATPEPLDIETRRVVNMICSVKPRDVNCELFMTILLRMDDKMNRQLTCPISQDDSAVMLSHELVHLGFIHEMDREKIATMIDETLRNHQLKLNTETVESTGALNPTSGSVAAIGSMPKPPLPAGASPVGGGGASSSIAGKSNHLHHHVPVHSASLERGWKVADTESMPSTMPAIVETSGVSVNSMIDGGNFAGHLDDAEEARENDEELEALERMVELRRFSREEAQATLVSNDFQQHDKIVPAKTCTPPNVLHRARLGAAETTDRNNTNRTSSTGAGYVNNVEPVASSKPIKP
- the LOC120903270 gene encoding nuclear receptor-binding protein homolog isoform X2, whose protein sequence is MPGSRSSNNDNEHNRSPRESGEDSEDESEILEESPCGRWLKRREEVEQRDVPGIDCAHLAMDTEEGVEVVWNEVQFSERKNFKLQEEKIQLVFENLTQLEHPNIVKFHRYWTDTHNDKPRVIFITEYMSSGSLKQFLKRTKKNVKKLPLQAWKRWCTQILSALSYLHSCSPPVIHGNLTCDTIFIQHNGLVKIGSVAPDAIHHHVKTCRDNIKNMHFIAPEYGLSATTTAIDVYSFGMCALEMAALEIHGNGDSGTLVTDEHIRRTVESLEDTQQKDFIYKCLSHDPAKRPSARELLFHSLLFEVHTLKLLAAHCLVNTSSSYDDVLQRIYKPDILYAEICRPNNVYKYHLGDIVATEKLDKFIEDVKYGIYPLTAFSAQKPPLTRPRALSPETAESVKSATPEPLDIETRRVVNMICSVKPRDVNCELFMTILLRMDDKMNRQLTCPISQDDSAVMLSHELVHLGFIHEMDREKIATMIDETLRNHQLKLNTETVESTGALNPTSGSVAAIGSMPKPPLPAGASPVGGGGASSSIAGKSNHLHHHVPVHSAMF